A stretch of Halichondria panicea chromosome 1, odHalPani1.1, whole genome shotgun sequence DNA encodes these proteins:
- the LOC135352145 gene encoding uncharacterized protein LOC135352145 isoform X5 — MMNLRICTNQVRWTPTRRAYLVELHLATSGSNAPGVDLIIIDNEKLMLENYAAIFQPGQVLRRQEEALRMEFPSPTPHCLTRKRR, encoded by the exons ATGATGA ACCTGAGGATTTGTACCAACCAGGTGAGGTGGACTCCAACGAGGAGAGCTTATTTAGTGGAGCTCCACCTAGCAACCAGCGGTAGCAACGCACCCGGAGTGGATCTGATCATTATAGACAATGAGAAACTAATGCTGGAGAA ttatgcggccatttttcagcctggccaagtgttgaggagacaagaagaggcactgagaatggag ttcccgagccccacccctcactgtctgactcggaagaggagatag
- the LOC135352145 gene encoding uncharacterized protein LOC135352145 isoform X3, producing MMNLRICTNQVRWTPTRRAYLVELHLATSGSNAPGVDLIIIDNEKLMLENYAAIFQPGQVLRRQEEALRMEVEAYYAAKKERGLT from the exons ATGATGA ACCTGAGGATTTGTACCAACCAGGTGAGGTGGACTCCAACGAGGAGAGCTTATTTAGTGGAGCTCCACCTAGCAACCAGCGGTAGCAACGCACCCGGAGTGGATCTGATCATTATAGACAATGAGAAACTAATGCTGGAGAA ttatgcggccatttttcagcctggccaagtgttgaggagacaagaagaggcactgagaatggaggtagag gcctactatgctgctaagaaagagaggggcctcacgtaa
- the LOC135352145 gene encoding uncharacterized protein LOC135352145 isoform X2: MMNLRICTNQVRWTPTRRAYLVELHLATSGSNAPGVDLIIIDNEKLMLENYAAIFQPGQVLRRQEEALRMEVEFPSPTPHCLTRKRR; encoded by the exons ATGATGA ACCTGAGGATTTGTACCAACCAGGTGAGGTGGACTCCAACGAGGAGAGCTTATTTAGTGGAGCTCCACCTAGCAACCAGCGGTAGCAACGCACCCGGAGTGGATCTGATCATTATAGACAATGAGAAACTAATGCTGGAGAA ttatgcggccatttttcagcctggccaagtgttgaggagacaagaagaggcactgagaatggaggtagag ttcccgagccccacccctcactgtctgactcggaagaggagatag
- the LOC135352079 gene encoding mitogen-activated protein kinase kinase kinase 21-like, translated as MFSLRDDADLREFVLENVEHFGEERVLGTGSYGSVQEVMINGEVYAAKKIHEVLLETDERGGVANLAGNYRRECRLMARIRHPNITQFIGLCFVTGSRLPLLVMERLDSSLDDLLESTPNIPLSVTQYILVCVARGLLHLHRESVVHRDLTARNVLLTASLRAKITDFGNSRIVNLEPGRLARTLTRFPGTLVYMPPEALSDRGHSVYGPSLDVFSFGVLQLFVLTQVFPGDLLAPTYSNPNNPDHLLARSEFERRGPYTALLERSLAGGREHPLFGLVRECLANTPERRPTTAELLSSLEEVGREMDGGLLQLDIARVKTARTLRAKEKRIEALQREVVQKDRILERKDEQLSEKDALLVQKDNQLEQSVALLAQKDDQLDQKDGLLVQKNEQVAYKDTQLARQQQILNSVRANGATKDGLIADKDRQLSEQESRITDLISQREAALVERAALLQISTNKDAELVRRDAIIQQQRQGPPPRELRPPLTLKWRRGKDMPIKMGTSVQSVVIGDTVYVGGGRAGNDRDMCTVMKLEQDQWTKLPEYTAYWFTMTSLANRLVLVGGLDPRINKRTNQLAVFEAGEWTHPYQPMNIARCSSTAVSFNNHIIVAGGYDDKVRISSVEVLDVASRRWYIAQSLPNPRSALKSTLIGNTLYLMGGFDHTRSATKIVHHVDLNELIAKALSNLDTPTLWQTLQEVPLLYSAPLSIGRSLLAVGGRDDSVNPSSSIHLYQPDTRRWVKVGDLPTARYCCTCSVLPSGEVIVAGGETEVIKTVDFFSISTN; from the exons ATGTTTTCTTTGCGAGATGATGCTGACTTGAGGGAGTTTGTGCTGGAGAATGTGGAGCACTTTGGAGAGGAGAGAGTTCTAGGAACTGGCTCCTATGGCTCTGTTCAAGAg gtgaTGATCAATGGTGAGGTGTATGCAGCCAAGAAGATCCACGAGGTTCTCCTGGAGACGGACGAGCGTGGTGGAGTGGCCAACCTAGCTGGGAACTACCGCCGAGAGTGTCGACTCATGGCTCGCATCCGTCACCCCAACATCACCCAGTTCATTGGCCTGTGTTTCGTGACTGGCTCTCGACTGCCCCTCCTGGTCATGGAGAGGCTGGACTCAAGTCTGGACGATCTCCTGGAGTCCACCCCCaacatccccctctctgtcaCCCAGTACATTCTGGTCTGTGTGGCTCGAGGGCTGCTCCACCTGCATCGTGAGTCCGTGGTCCATCGTGACCTTACTGCCAGGAACGTCCTGCTGACGGCATCTCTGAGAGCCAAGATCACCGACTTTGGTAACTCTCGTATCGTGAATCTGGAGCCTGGTCGACTGGCCAGGACTCTGACGAGGTTTCCTGGGACACTGGTGTACATGCCGCCCGAGGCCCTCTCTGACAGAGGTCACAGTGTGTACGGACCCAGTCTGGACGTCTTCTCTTTCGGAGTGCTGCAATTGTTTGTACTCACACAA GTGTTTCCAGGAGATCTCCTTGCCCCCACGTACAGCAACCCCAACAATCCAGAccacctcctggctcgctcagagtttgagcgtCGAGGTCCCTACACGGCTCTCCTTGAGAGGAGTCTGGCGGGTGGACGTGAGCACCCTCTGTTTGGTCTGGTGAGAGAGTGTCTGGCCAACACCCCAGAGAGAAGACCGACCACCGCTGAGCTCCTCTcgtctctggaggaggtggggaggGAGATGGACGGAGGACTGCTTCAGCTGGACATTGCACGAGTGAAGACTGCCAGGACCCTCAGGGCAAAGGAGAAGAGGATAGAGGCTCTACAg agagaggtggtccAGAAGGACAGGATACTGGAGAGGAAAGATGAGCAACTATCTGAGAAAGATGCACTTCTAGTGCAAAAAGACAACCAACTCGAACAGAGCGTTGCACTACTGGCACAAAAAGACGATCAACTGGATCAAAAAGACGGACTTCTGGTACAAAAAAATGAGCAAGTAGCGTACAAAGATACCCAGCTGGCTAGACAGCAACAG ATATTGAATAGTGTCCGTGCTAATGGTGCCACCAAAGATGGTTTGATTGCTGACAAGGACAGacaactcagtgaacaagagtCAAGGATCACTGATCTCATTTCCCAGAGAGAGGCTGCTCTAGTTGAGAGGGCCGCTCTTTTACAG atttccaccaacaaagatgctgagctggtcaggagagacgccatcattcaacagcagagacag ggtccccctcccagagagttgagacctccactcactctgaaatggagaagaggaaaagacatgccaatcaagatgggcacctcggtacagagtgttgttatcggtgacacggtatATGTTGGTGGAGGGCGTGCAGGCAATGATCgtgacatgtgtacagtgatgaagctcgagcaagatcaatggaccaaactaccagagtacactgcctaTTGGTtcactatgacatcactcgctaatcgactagtgctggtgggaggacttGATCCAAGAATCAACAAACgcaccaatcagcttgcagttTTTGAagcaggggaatggactcacccgtaccaaccaatgaacattgctcgttgttcctcaacagctgtctccttcaacaaccacatcattgtagctggtgggtatgatgataaagtacgtatctcctctgtggaggtgttggacgtggcatcaagaagatggtacattgctcagtcactacctaacccacgatccgcactgaaatcaactctcataggaaacaccctctacctaatgggagggttcGATCACACTCGGAGTGCAACTAAGAtagtgcaccacgtcgacctcaatgaactcattgcaaaagccctttccaacctggacacacccactctctggcagaccttacaggaagtaccactcttgtattcagctcctctcagtattgggaggtcactattagccgttggtggacgggACGACAGTGtcaacccaagttcatcgatccacctctaccagcctgacaccaggaggtgggtgaaagtgggagacctgcctactgcacgatactgctgcacatgctcagtacttcctagtggagaggtcattgtagctggAGGAGAGACAGAAGTAATTAaaactgttgatttcttctctataagcactaattag